Genomic segment of Halarchaeum grantii:
CTAGTCGGTGGAGGGACAGAGGGACTCCATTTCGGCGACGAATTGGCGGGTCCGTGCAAGGAGGGAGTCGTCGGCTCGAAGCCGCGGTCGTAGCCTGTGCGGCGTGAAAGTAGGCGTAGTACAGGCGGTTGATGACGACCGCGTCGGAGAGGTTCGCGTTCCGTGCGCCCTCGGCGTCCGAGAGCGCTTAGCGTGCTTGGCGGAGTTGGTCCTCGACTGCGGCCGCCCCGGGCGCGTCGTCGTCAGGCATACGCACGCCCCTCGTCGACGACGGTCCGAACGAACGGGTTCCCCTCCTCACGATAGCGCTCGAACGTCGACTCGGAGAGAATGTGGAGCTCGACGAGCGGGCCGTACTCGAGCATTACGTCGTACGCGATATCTCGGAGGGAGTCGGCGACGGCGTCGTGATTCACATCGTCGCGTAGAACGACGAGGACGTCGACGTCACTCGACCGGCCGCTCGCCTCGCCACGAACAGTCGACCCGAAGACGTACAGCTCGGCGAGGTCGTCGCCGTAGCCGGACCGCGCACGCTCGACGAACGCCGACGCTGCCTCCTCGTGGACGCCGTCCGGGAGCGCTTCGTCCGCGGTCATACTGCTCATACGCCTGACTACACGCTCCGTCGTCATTATCTTTCCCCGACCGGCCGTTGATTACAGAGAAGACGGGTTGCTTGGTAGTCTGATAATTCTAAGTACGGTTCTGGGTAGGTAGAGCGATTCGGGCTATTTTCTTAGTGCTTGTAGTGTGGTATTGTCGGGGACAGACAAGTATATAATACGATAATTGGCCGGAACACCCAGAAAAAGCCCTCTTGATGGGACCAGAAAGGAAAGGGCCTCAGTTAGCGGGTTGTGCCTCCGTAGATGGTGTCCCGCCTGAAAGATTGGGGATAGACAGATCGGCGCGGCGGAGCAGCTGTGCGTTGATCGCGACAATTACTGTACTCAGCGACATCAAGAGCGCACCCACGGCGGGGGACAGCAGAATACCGAGCGGAGCCAATACGCCTGCTGCAAGCGGAATGGCGAAGACGTTGTAGCCGGCCGCCCAGATGATGTTCTCTTGCATCTTCCGGTAGCTCGCCTTGCTGAGCTTCACCAGCCGTACCACGTCCATCGGGTTGTTCTGGACGAGGATAACGTCGGCCGATTGGACGGCGACGTCAGTGCCGCTCCCGATTGCGATGCCGACATCGGCACGCGTCAGCGCCGGCGCGTCGTTCACGCCGTCGCCGACCATCCCCACGAGCTTGCCCTGGTCTTGGAGCTCCTGAACTTTCTTGTCCTTGTCTTCGGGGAGGACCTCCGCGAATACCGTATCGATACCTAGCTCGTCAGCAACCGCATTAGCGACATCCTGAGAGTCGCCGGTCAGCATCGCCACCTCGACACCGAGTTCGTGGAGGGCGTCGACGACGCGGAAACTCTCCTTGCGGATCACGTCGGCCATCGCGAACGCGGCGATCAACTCTCCCTCACGAACGAGATACACCACGGTCTGGGCGTTCTCACCGGCCTCGTCAGCGAACCGCTGGAGATGGTCGGGGATCTCGCTATCGAGTTGGGTCAACAGATTCGGCCCGCCAACGTACACTTCGTTTCCGTCAACGCTCGCTCGGACGCCTCGACCTTTGATTGCCTCGAAGTCGCCCGCGTCAGGTGTACTGAGACCATGCTCATCGGCGGCCTCGCGGATGGCCCGCGCGATCATGTGCTCGGAGTCGCTTTCGACGGCCGCCGCTAGGGCGAGCGCGTCGTCCTCGTCGACGCCGTCGACGGTCGCCATGTCGACAACGCCGTGTTCGCCTTCGGTGAGCGTCCCCGTCTTGTCGAAGATGATTGCGTCCAGATTCCTCGACTCTTCCATTGCGATGCGGTCGCGAACGAGCATCCCGTTGCGAGCCGCGAGTGACGTGTTGATGGCGACGACCAGCGGGATGGCGAGCCCAAGGGCGTGCGGGCAGGCGATGACGAGCACCGTGACGACGCGCTCGATGACCGTCGTGTCGAACGAGATCGCGAGCGTCCACGCGATTGCGGTCACGACTGCGGAACCGAGCGCGACGTAGAACAGCCAGCCGGCCGCGCGGTCGGCCAACACTTGCGTCTTGGACTTGCTCTGCTGGGCCTCCTCAACGAGGCGCATGATGCCGGCGAGCGTCGTCTCTTCGCCCGTTGCAGCGACGCGGACGCGGAGACTGCCGTCGCCGTTGATCGTCCCGCCGATAACCTCGTCACCGGGCTCCTTCGAAACCGGTTTCGACTCACCGGTGATCATCGACTCCTCGACGTCCGACTCTCCTTCCTCAACGACACCGTCCGCAGGGACACTTGCACCCGGCCGGACGAGCACGAGGTCACCCTCGGAGAGGTCACTGACGGGGACTTCCTCGGTCTCTCCCTCGTCAGTGATGCGCTCGGCGGTGTCGGGCATCAGCTTCGCCAGTTCGTCGACGGCGCTCGAGGCACGGCGGACCGACCGCATCTCGATCCAGTGCCCCAAGAGCATGATGTCGATCAGCGTGACGAGCTCCCAGAAGAACGCCGACTGTGTGGGGAAAACTACGCTTGCGAGGCTGTAGACGAACGCGACGGTGATCGCCATCGAGATCAACGTCATCATCCCCGGCGACCGGTCTTTCAGCTCCGGGAGTGCCATCTGGAGGAATGGAACGCCACCGTACGCGAAGACGATGACCGCGAAGACAGGGTTGATCCACTCGCTCCCCGGGAATACAGGGACGGAGAAGCCGAGCCACCCCTGCAGCATTTCGCTGTACAGGAGAACGGGAATCGACAGGAGCGTCGAAACGAAGAAACGCCGCCGGAACATCTGCTCGTGGCCTTCGTGCATCCCGCCATGGCCCTCACCGTGTCCTTCGTGGGAACCGTGGCCGTGCCCGTCGCCCTCGTGTCCGGCGTGTTCGTGCTGCTCGTGGGACGCCATCTCACCTGCCGCAGCAGGGTGAGCTTCCTCCTCTAGTAGCTCCTGTTCTACCCCTTCCTCGTCAGATTCCGCGACCGCTTCATCGTGCTCACCGTGTTCGTGCTGGTGACTGGTGGTGTCCGGCTGGTCCTCTCCTCCCGGGGAATTCTCAGTTGTATCTTTGTGGTCGTCCATGAGTCATGTTCTCTATTGAGGTGGTTCCGCCGGCTTCTTGAATCTTCGGCCCTGAGACCGTACAGCAGGACCAGCGTAGACGAGCTCCGAAGACAACAGTTAGTCGTCGTCTCGAAGCGACTTGTGCTATCCGCAGCGCACGATACTCAGGCGTGAGCGGTGTATCCCGCGTCTTCGACGGCCGCCACGAGGGCCGTGACCTCTGCCTCACCGTCGACACTTGCCTGTTCACTCTCCCTGTCGACGGTCACGGAAGTCACGCCAGTGACCTCTTCAAGGGCCTCTTCGACCGTCTGCTCACAGTGACCGCACGACATTCCTTCCACGGTGATGGTCG
This window contains:
- a CDS encoding nucleotidyltransferase domain-containing protein → MSSMTADEALPDGVHEEAASAFVERARSGYGDDLAELYVFGSTVRGEASGRSSDVDVLVVLRDDVNHDAVADSLRDIAYDVMLEYGPLVELHILSESTFERYREEGNPFVRTVVDEGRAYA
- a CDS encoding copper-translocating P-type ATPase; translation: MDDHKDTTENSPGGEDQPDTTSHQHEHGEHDEAVAESDEEGVEQELLEEEAHPAAAGEMASHEQHEHAGHEGDGHGHGSHEGHGEGHGGMHEGHEQMFRRRFFVSTLLSIPVLLYSEMLQGWLGFSVPVFPGSEWINPVFAVIVFAYGGVPFLQMALPELKDRSPGMMTLISMAITVAFVYSLASVVFPTQSAFFWELVTLIDIMLLGHWIEMRSVRRASSAVDELAKLMPDTAERITDEGETEEVPVSDLSEGDLVLVRPGASVPADGVVEEGESDVEESMITGESKPVSKEPGDEVIGGTINGDGSLRVRVAATGEETTLAGIMRLVEEAQQSKSKTQVLADRAAGWLFYVALGSAVVTAIAWTLAISFDTTVIERVVTVLVIACPHALGLAIPLVVAINTSLAARNGMLVRDRIAMEESRNLDAIIFDKTGTLTEGEHGVVDMATVDGVDEDDALALAAAVESDSEHMIARAIREAADEHGLSTPDAGDFEAIKGRGVRASVDGNEVYVGGPNLLTQLDSEIPDHLQRFADEAGENAQTVVYLVREGELIAAFAMADVIRKESFRVVDALHELGVEVAMLTGDSQDVANAVADELGIDTVFAEVLPEDKDKKVQELQDQGKLVGMVGDGVNDAPALTRADVGIAIGSGTDVAVQSADVILVQNNPMDVVRLVKLSKASYRKMQENIIWAAGYNVFAIPLAAGVLAPLGILLSPAVGALLMSLSTVIVAINAQLLRRADLSIPNLSGGTPSTEAQPAN
- a CDS encoding heavy-metal-associated domain-containing protein gives rise to the protein MTTTITVEGMSCGHCEQTVEEALEEVTGVTSVTVDRESEQASVDGEAEVTALVAAVEDAGYTAHA